A genome region from Sphaerisporangium krabiense includes the following:
- a CDS encoding GyrI-like domain-containing protein encodes MTNPSALADRSGWYTAADVPERAFHGTVRGLGVSGQGEPGGARYAERVQALYAVAGTLAGMAGGFPLPPLEGRWWVQDTRPPLTVPREEWYWHLFLKLPAEVDDALADRAREAERGAAMGVEHVQVVSFTEGDCVQMTHHGPYADEARSLALMESFMAEHALVPFGLHHEIYISDVRETDPAAMHTILRQPVRPAS; translated from the coding sequence ATGACCAACCCATCTGCTCTGGCTGATCGGTCCGGTTGGTACACCGCCGCCGACGTCCCCGAGCGCGCCTTCCACGGCACCGTGCGGGGCCTCGGCGTCAGCGGCCAGGGCGAGCCCGGCGGCGCCCGGTACGCCGAGCGCGTCCAGGCGCTGTACGCGGTCGCCGGAACCCTGGCCGGCATGGCGGGCGGCTTCCCGCTTCCGCCGCTGGAGGGCCGCTGGTGGGTGCAGGACACCAGGCCGCCGCTGACGGTGCCGCGCGAGGAGTGGTACTGGCACCTGTTCCTCAAGCTGCCCGCCGAGGTGGACGACGCGCTCGCCGACCGGGCGCGCGAGGCGGAGCGCGGCGCGGCGATGGGCGTGGAACATGTCCAGGTGGTGTCCTTCACCGAGGGAGACTGCGTGCAGATGACCCACCACGGTCCGTACGCGGACGAAGCTCGCTCGCTCGCGCTGATGGAGTCCTTCATGGCCGAGCACGCCCTCGTCCCCTTCGGGCTGCACCACGAGATCTACATCTCCGACGTCCGCGAGACCGACCCCGCGGCGATGCACACGATCCTGCGCCAGCCGGTCCGCCCGGCGTCGTGA